In the Flagellimonas sp. HMM57 genome, one interval contains:
- a CDS encoding amidohydrolase family protein, with translation MGFEEYNPKSTLVVPENPVDKAKFTFIDVHSHQFNMATQDLSALVRDMDKMNMGVMVNLSGGSGEGLRDMLKNVNDNYPNRFVIFANIDFSGVGKPNWGEEAVKQLESDVKSGAKGLKIYKSLGLRHKDINGKRIAIDDSRLDPIWTKCGELGIPVLIHAADPKSFWDPMDKDNERWLELKTRPRRKRSATNPAPWQQIIDEQHRMFKKHPKTKFINAHMGWYANNLARLGELMDEIPNMSVGIGAIIAELGRQPRMAKKFFLKYQDRILFGKDSWKPEEFPTYFRVLETDDEYFPYYKKYHAFWAMYGLDLPDEVLQKVYYKNALNLIPEVDKSLFEK, from the coding sequence ATGGGGTTTGAGGAGTATAATCCCAAATCAACATTGGTAGTTCCAGAAAACCCTGTCGACAAAGCCAAGTTTACCTTTATCGATGTCCATAGTCATCAATTCAACATGGCAACACAAGATTTGTCCGCTCTAGTACGAGATATGGATAAAATGAATATGGGCGTCATGGTCAATCTGAGTGGTGGTTCTGGTGAAGGCTTGCGGGATATGCTGAAAAATGTCAACGATAATTATCCCAATAGGTTTGTAATTTTCGCCAACATAGATTTTAGCGGAGTTGGTAAGCCCAATTGGGGAGAAGAAGCTGTAAAACAGTTGGAATCTGATGTAAAAAGTGGAGCAAAAGGACTAAAAATCTACAAAAGCTTGGGATTACGGCACAAGGATATCAATGGAAAACGTATTGCGATCGATGACTCTAGGCTAGACCCTATCTGGACAAAATGTGGTGAATTGGGAATTCCCGTATTGATTCATGCAGCTGATCCAAAATCATTCTGGGACCCTATGGACAAAGACAATGAAAGATGGTTGGAACTGAAAACGAGGCCTAGAAGGAAACGCTCCGCTACCAATCCTGCACCTTGGCAACAGATTATTGACGAACAACATCGTATGTTCAAAAAGCATCCAAAAACCAAGTTTATCAATGCGCACATGGGATGGTATGCAAACAACCTGGCTAGGCTAGGGGAGTTAATGGATGAAATTCCCAATATGTCTGTTGGTATAGGTGCTATTATAGCAGAACTGGGACGCCAACCCAGAATGGCAAAGAAGTTCTTCTTAAAATATCAAGATAGAATCCTATTTGGTAAAGACAGCTGGAAACCAGAAGAATTTCCAACCTATTTCAGGGTTTTGGAAACTGATGATGAATACTTCCCATACTACAAAAAATACCATGCTTTTTGGGCAATGTACGGATTGGATTTGCCCGATGAAGTATTACAAAAGGTATATTATAAAAATGCGTTGAATTTAATTCCTGAAGTGGATAAATCGTTATTTGAAAAATAA
- a CDS encoding GntR family transcriptional regulator, with the protein MNSLSILRNQVKSHLLEQIQMGELEVGKTINLARLSRTMGISVTPIREALSQLEQARIIKAVPNRGFVIFELSKAEAKNLYETISQLELMALENSSFTPEFIQVLRLHQTRLKQANTDSGKLKERFEFHRALISRCANIILIQLLEDLKARLLFYEQGFGKHEASFYENVNNQNEALIQAIEDDNIPTAALILKMNWMFVLKHIENQIDE; encoded by the coding sequence ATGAATAGTCTTAGCATTCTACGAAATCAAGTAAAATCCCATTTGTTAGAACAAATCCAGATGGGAGAATTAGAGGTGGGCAAAACCATTAATCTGGCGCGTTTATCCAGAACAATGGGGATTAGTGTCACTCCAATTCGCGAAGCCTTGAGCCAATTGGAACAGGCTCGAATTATTAAGGCGGTTCCAAATCGAGGTTTTGTTATTTTTGAACTAAGCAAAGCTGAAGCAAAAAACCTCTACGAAACCATATCCCAACTTGAATTAATGGCGTTGGAGAATTCTTCGTTCACTCCTGAATTCATTCAGGTTCTACGACTGCACCAGACCAGATTGAAACAAGCGAATACAGATTCTGGAAAGTTGAAAGAAAGATTTGAATTTCATAGGGCTTTGATAAGCCGTTGTGCAAATATCATTTTAATTCAGTTGCTTGAAGACCTAAAGGCTAGATTACTATTTTATGAACAAGGATTTGGCAAGCATGAAGCTTCTTTTTATGAAAATGTGAACAATCAGAATGAAGCTTTGATTCAAGCCATTGAAGACGATAATATACCGACCGCTGCCTTGATATTAAAAATGAATTGGATGTTTGTGTTGAAACATATTGAAAATCAAATAGATGAATGA
- the treF gene encoding alpha,alpha-trehalase TreF, whose protein sequence is MHKFCFGIVLCFIVFSCKEATKSVKEVDFYDSQLFKDVQLTTIFKDSKTFVDLVPKNTISILEAKYLVEKEKEGFDLKAFVEENFEDRSMQALEFETDTTKTMYEHISLMWDKLTRGPDSSIANSSRIALPKKYVVPGGRFQEIYYWDSYFTLEGLLADGRDDLAQDMVDNFAFLIDTVGFIPNGTRNYYRTRSQPPFFSLMVDAISRKNEKILKSYLYQLDKEYNFWMDGIQDTNIVGPKNHVVRLGEDKVLNRYWDKGYTPRPEAYKEDLHLASVFESDSLQRILFNNLRSAAASGWDFSSRWYTEKGSFSTTKTADILPVDLNCLLYFMECTISKIYSEDGFTNLGLQFKARAENRKKAISNYFWNEETGFYHDYNFVENENTTELTLAGVFPLYFNVASEEQAKQVKEMIMDKFLKEGGLVTTLEHSGQQWDAPNGWAPLQWIAVKGLLNYGYTNEAKEIMQRWLALNEKVYKNTGKMMEKYNVEDLTLLSGGGEYETQDGFGWTNGVALGFKKILEELSEDNK, encoded by the coding sequence ATGCATAAGTTTTGTTTTGGAATAGTACTGTGTTTTATTGTTTTTAGCTGTAAGGAAGCAACCAAGTCGGTTAAAGAGGTTGATTTTTACGATTCACAGCTTTTCAAAGACGTTCAGCTGACTACTATTTTTAAGGATTCAAAAACTTTTGTCGACTTGGTTCCAAAAAATACCATTTCAATTTTAGAAGCTAAATATCTTGTTGAAAAAGAAAAGGAAGGCTTTGACCTTAAAGCTTTTGTTGAAGAAAATTTTGAGGATAGGTCAATGCAAGCCTTGGAATTTGAAACGGACACAACAAAAACCATGTATGAGCATATCTCGTTGATGTGGGACAAGTTGACCAGAGGTCCGGATAGTAGCATTGCCAACTCCTCACGAATAGCGTTGCCAAAAAAATATGTTGTTCCCGGCGGTCGTTTTCAAGAAATCTACTATTGGGACAGCTATTTTACCTTAGAAGGTTTATTGGCTGATGGCAGGGACGATTTAGCACAGGATATGGTCGATAATTTTGCTTTTTTGATCGATACCGTAGGTTTTATACCAAATGGTACGCGTAACTACTATAGAACCAGGTCGCAACCGCCATTCTTTTCCCTTATGGTTGACGCCATTTCACGAAAAAATGAAAAAATATTAAAATCATATCTATACCAATTGGACAAAGAGTATAATTTTTGGATGGATGGAATCCAGGATACCAATATTGTTGGTCCAAAGAATCATGTGGTTCGATTAGGAGAGGATAAAGTCTTAAACAGGTATTGGGACAAAGGATATACGCCAAGACCCGAAGCTTATAAGGAGGATTTGCATTTGGCCAGTGTATTTGAATCTGATTCTTTACAGCGAATACTCTTCAATAATCTCAGATCAGCTGCAGCTTCGGGCTGGGATTTTAGTTCTAGATGGTATACGGAAAAAGGAAGTTTCAGTACCACAAAAACCGCTGATATACTTCCCGTCGACCTAAATTGCTTGTTATATTTTATGGAATGTACCATTTCAAAAATATATTCAGAAGATGGCTTTACCAATTTAGGGCTTCAGTTTAAAGCTAGGGCCGAAAATCGTAAGAAAGCTATCTCCAACTATTTTTGGAATGAGGAAACAGGATTTTATCACGATTATAACTTTGTAGAAAATGAAAATACTACAGAACTCACGCTGGCAGGAGTTTTTCCTTTATACTTCAATGTAGCTTCAGAGGAGCAGGCCAAACAAGTAAAGGAAATGATAATGGATAAATTCCTAAAAGAAGGTGGACTGGTTACTACTTTGGAACATTCGGGCCAGCAATGGGATGCTCCGAATGGTTGGGCCCCTTTACAATGGATTGCCGTTAAAGGGTTACTTAACTACGGATATACCAATGAAGCTAAGGAAATTATGCAGCGATGGCTGGCACTGAACGAGAAAGTGTATAAAAACACTGGAAAAATGATGGAGAAATACAATGTTGAGGACTTGACATTGCTTTCTGGAGGAGGGGAGTACGAAACTCAAGATGGTTTTGGATGGACCAACGGGGTTGCGCTTGGGTTCAAGAAGATACTGGAGGAACTTAGCGAAGACAATAAATAA
- a CDS encoding NTP transferase domain-containing protein, protein MSKSIATLILAAGASKRMGNSIKQLLPWGKTTLLGHALEQAQKVTAHTYVVLGSNANEIRSSISEANLVYNPKWQSGIGSSIAVGVKHTLEHDKNFDGILVMLADQPMIDSVYLDLMKKKFNDGESIIIATAYENKVGVPAIFHRSILSELLELDKDSGAKQIIEKYIDDTERVFPNGKEIDIDTQEKYSQLLDKMIN, encoded by the coding sequence ATGTCCAAATCTATTGCTACACTGATATTGGCTGCAGGAGCTTCAAAAAGAATGGGGAATTCAATAAAGCAGTTGCTTCCTTGGGGAAAGACCACACTTTTAGGACATGCACTTGAACAAGCACAGAAAGTAACGGCTCACACATATGTTGTTTTAGGGTCCAATGCGAATGAGATACGATCATCCATTTCTGAAGCAAACTTGGTTTATAACCCCAAATGGCAATCCGGTATTGGAAGTTCAATTGCTGTAGGAGTAAAACATACTTTAGAACATGATAAGAATTTTGATGGAATTTTAGTCATGCTTGCTGACCAGCCAATGATAGATTCGGTATACTTAGATTTGATGAAAAAGAAATTTAATGATGGTGAATCAATCATAATAGCAACAGCCTATGAAAATAAAGTTGGTGTCCCTGCAATTTTCCACCGTTCCATTCTCTCAGAACTTCTTGAACTTGATAAGGATTCTGGTGCAAAACAGATTATAGAAAAGTACATAGATGATACCGAACGTGTTTTTCCCAATGGAAAGGAAATTGACATTGATACACAAGAAAAATATTCACAACTGCTTGATAAAATGATAAATTAA